The Clostridioides sp. ES-S-0010-02 genome window below encodes:
- a CDS encoding AraC family transcriptional regulator produces the protein MTDSQIKKEYLRRICKVQDYIEEHLYDSLSLEELSNIAGFSKFHFHRIFKAIEKETLSQYVNRLKLEGATSFLIHRTDMTVTDIAHYFGFTDSAVFSRAFKNYYKISPIKYRNNYSKNCKEPYKISQYNRHISKLKSKNKREVKGEIEILELDNVNTAYIRYTGSYGNLASHFPKIVEKLFDYANEQNLIELEKTKILAIYHDNPQFTQEHHLRTSICMTIPDNIVVKENSDLGNITIPSGKYLVGHFSIFQDEYSDAWDFMYNEWLSNDEHKLRNSFPFEVYLNDPNSHPQNKHIVDIYLPIEPF, from the coding sequence ATGACCGATTCCCAAATTAAAAAAGAATACTTACGTCGTATTTGCAAAGTACAAGACTACATAGAAGAGCATTTGTATGATTCTCTTTCTCTTGAAGAGCTTTCTAATATAGCAGGTTTTTCAAAGTTTCATTTTCATAGAATTTTCAAAGCGATAGAAAAAGAAACATTGTCACAGTATGTAAATAGGTTAAAACTAGAAGGAGCCACTTCTTTTCTTATTCATCGTACTGATATGACAGTTACTGATATTGCACATTATTTCGGTTTTACTGATTCCGCAGTTTTTTCGCGAGCCTTCAAAAATTATTATAAGATAAGCCCTATAAAATATAGAAACAATTATAGCAAGAATTGCAAAGAACCATATAAAATTTCTCAGTATAATAGACACATATCAAAACTTAAATCTAAAAATAAGAGAGAGGTTAAGGGAGAAATTGAAATCTTAGAACTTGATAATGTAAATACAGCTTATATTAGATACACTGGGTCATATGGAAATTTGGCCAGTCACTTTCCAAAGATTGTAGAAAAACTCTTTGATTATGCAAATGAGCAGAATCTAATTGAACTTGAAAAGACAAAGATATTAGCTATTTATCATGATAATCCTCAATTTACACAAGAACATCATTTGAGGACTAGTATTTGTATGACAATTCCAGATAATATTGTTGTCAAAGAAAATAGCGACCTTGGCAATATTACAATACCTTCTGGGAAATATCTGGTGGGACATTTTAGTATTTTTCAAGATGAATATAGTGATGCTTGGGATTTTATGTATAATGAATGGCTATCAAATGATGAGCATAAACTACGTAATTCTTTTCCTTTTGAAGTATATCTTAATGACCCAAATAGTCACCCACAAAATAAACATATAGTTGATATATATTTACCTATAGAGCCTTTTTAA
- a CDS encoding conserved phage C-terminal domain-containing protein → MNNGFYQLNSAVLYFNERSDVNKIRFNHYIMRKENIQRLRGTLPRGQFMMTVRKAASDLDLSISTISRLVNEFIDLGILRLISRGVKGNCCSVYSYICSESNDTGVIKKRRSFFEDILENINETNNSIQKVSKHEYKYDKDKTSDTNMYSYVDKEYRQWGYDPELHTVDETEDVTKKKELLKKNLKKELLKKNSKKNTDVEEEYCYIESIYENIIKKLNKESGESFRFDSETDNKLIAERRKEGHSLEDFYKVIESRVKSWKETPTLVDIKPETLFGHEFKTYLNEK, encoded by the coding sequence ATGAACAATGGTTTTTATCAATTAAATTCAGCAGTGTTATATTTTAACGAGCGAAGTGATGTAAACAAAATAAGGTTTAATCACTATATAATGAGAAAAGAAAACATACAAAGATTAAGGGGAACTTTACCAAGGGGACAGTTTATGATGACTGTAAGAAAGGCTGCATCTGACCTTGATTTATCAATATCTACAATAAGTAGGCTTGTAAATGAATTTATAGATTTAGGAATATTGAGACTAATAAGTCGAGGAGTGAAGGGAAATTGTTGCTCTGTATATAGTTATATATGCTCTGAAAGTAATGATACAGGTGTAATAAAGAAACGTAGAAGTTTTTTTGAAGATATATTAGAAAATATTAATGAAACAAATAATAGTATCCAAAAGGTATCAAAACATGAATATAAGTATGACAAAGATAAGACCAGTGATACCAATATGTATAGCTATGTAGATAAAGAGTATAGACAATGGGGTTATGACCCAGAACTTCATACTGTAGATGAAACAGAAGATGTAACAAAGAAAAAAGAATTATTAAAAAAAAATTTAAAAAAAGAGTTATTAAAAAAGAACTCCAAGAAAAATACTGATGTGGAAGAGGAATACTGTTATATAGAAAGTATTTATGAAAATATTATAAAAAAGTTAAATAAAGAGTCAGGGGAAAGTTTTAGGTTTGATTCAGAAACAGATAATAAACTTATAGCTGAAAGAAGAAAAGAAGGCCATAGCTTAGAAGATTTTTATAAAGTTATAGAATCAAGAGTGAAGAGCTGGAAGGAGACTCCTACACTAGTGGATATAAAACCAGAGACTCTGTTTGGTCATGAATTCAAGACTTACTTAAA